In Phaeodactylum tricornutum CCAP 1055/1 PHATR_bd_17x31 genomic scaffold, whole genome shotgun sequence, a single genomic region encodes these proteins:
- a CDS encoding predicted protein, translating to MLLQKFQYAISELVKNDGVALPDGQLVTYLVQALKDPSLSYVCDTIRTNATYRNSFPEAQLFVKTFVSSSTSKSENTPRQVNDVQTSGSGASGGSKKGGTGKGASNPTPFKGAVTARSYTPGEWKSFSKDQQEKVRSLRNKKKQGGKPEESERSVDSVARGEPVDTKEVHTSSEMEPTSDAAGLQFGRDTCVAGANTVLIGESQKSVTVRPFSGEYSALKNIPIGTVATAYTVPEDGRVVLLIINQVLFFGDRLKNTLLTPNQMRDFGIDVDDAPRQYVANSKHSLYVPDSQLRIPLQLRGIFSFLESRKPTQQELDESHPYGIRTVAASQRILETFRSLTEVELCETNLADRLISCVNVASDDYCGDGLDGRADSDVYPDSEDFTCVVSVYDGSKEQGGGKHWREIEQRHHIHHHVTEPHSQWQNRAEGEIREIKKAVRHRLQVSRAPRRLWCFCCEWVSAIRRLTAHDIPALNGRVATELLEGDTPDISEYAQFDWYEPVWFIDPTSAFPEMKKKLGRWVGVASDVGQAMTFWILPNHRK from the exons ATGCTGTTGCAGAAATTTCAGTATGCCATCTCGGAATTGGTCAAAAATGACGGAGTTGCGTTGCCGGATGGGCAGCTTGTGACTTATTTGGTCCAGGCATTGAAGGACCCAAGTCTGAGTTATGTTTGTGACACAATTCGCACCAATGCCACTTATCGGAACAGTTTTCCGgaagcgcagctttttgtgaagacttttgtgtcttcgtccacgagcaAATCCGAAAACACGCCTCGACAGGTCAATGATGTGCAAACATCAGGTAGTGGGGCCTCCGGTGGGAGTAAGAAAGGAGGTACCGGGAAAGGAGCCAGCAACCCGACTCCCTTCAAGGGTGCAGTCACGGCTCGCAGTTATACTCCGggagaatggaaaagttttTCCAAGGACCAACAGGAAAAAGTGCGATCGCTGCGTAATAAAAAGAAGCAAGGAGGGAAACCCGAGGAATCAGAGAGGAGTGTTGACAGTGTAGCACGGGGTGAGCCTGTGGACACTAAGGAAGTCCATACCAGCAGTGAAATGGAACCGACTTCAGATGCGGCTGGCCTGCAATTTGGCCGTG ACACATGCGTGGCTGGGGCAAACACTGTCTTGATTGGTGAATCGCAGAAGTCCGTAACTGTGCGACCTTTCTCCGGTGAATATTCTGCACTGAAGAATATCCCCATTGGAACGGTTGCCACAGCTTACACAGTACCAGAAGACGGGAGAGTGGTGCTTCTTATTATTAATCAGGTCCTATTCTTTGGGGACAGATTGAAAAACACCCTATTGACCCCCAACCAGATGCGAGACTTTGGCATTGATGTTGACGATGCCCCTCGGCAGTACGTCGCCAACTCCAAGCACTCTTTGTATGTTCCTGACTCCCAACTTCGGATTCCGCTGCAGCTGCGCGGTATATTCTCGTTTTTGGAGTCGCGGAAGCCCACGCAACAGGAACTTGACGAGT CACACCCATATGGTATACGAACTGTTGCGGCTTCGCAGCGAATACTTGAGACTTTTCGTTCCTTGACAGAGGTTGAATTGTGCGAGACAAATCTGGCGGACCGCCTTATTTCCTGTGTTAATGTTGCGTCGGATGATTACTGTGGAGACGGGTTGGACGGTAGAGCTGACTCGGATGTGTACCCGGACTCAGAAGACTTCACTTGTGTCGTCTCAG TTTATGATGGGTCTAAGGAGCAGGGAGGTGGCAAACATTGGAGAGAGATTGAGCAGCGTCACCATATACATCACCATGTAACGGAGCCACACAGCCAGTGGCAGAATCGAGCTGAAGGAGAAATTCGTGAAATTAAGAAGGCTGTTCGGCACCGACTGCAGGTTTCTCGTGCACCACGGCGCCTatggtgtttttgttgtgaATGGGTGTCGGCTATCCGTCGATTAACTGCTCATGACATTCCTGCGCTAAACGGTCGAGTTGCCAcagagcttttggaaggggaCACCCCCGATATTTCTGAGTACGCGCAATTTGACTGGTATGAGCCTGTCTGGTTCATCGACCCAACTTCTGCTTTCCctgaaatgaagaagaaattgggCCGATGGGTCGGAGTTGCATCAGATGTGGGACAGGCGATGActttttggattcttccaaa CCATCGAAAATAG
- a CDS encoding predicted protein produces the protein MPVRDPRLRIGGKVTAKACHVVHLSKCAQRYGVNKHSKRLVGTVLDVTTTPVSVSTGRTSTLITTVYDFGESLFKEKTLNIRSVKAFVLPEDEGMSLIEEIAAEAAEADMEAGNLMEESVEAPVAEIVETPADIEPNTLVDTEPDSPVAEIVETPVDDNTLADTESEILVATVHQTEWYVNERKTRLDVNGHVYIGHFYIRTSVGDLIGQDSDNEPENFFGSLESSYSPQTLSSVARPNYGPQLHPPNKEGDKEDEYLPHGIGKSAGQKEKQKDFYSALQWASP, from the exons ATGCCAGTGAGGGATCCTAGACTTCgaattggagggaaggtgacggcaaaggcttgtcatgttgtgcatctgAGCAAGTGCGCACAGAGATATGGCGTCAACAAGCACTCcaagcggcttgttggaacggttctAGACGTCACGACCACCCCTGTATCCGTTTCAACCGGGCGTACCTCTACTTTGATTACAACAgtttatgattttggagagagtttgttcaaggaaaaaACACTGAACATTCGGAGTGTAAAGGCATTTGTACTGCCAGAAGATGAAGGAATGTCCTTAATTGAGGAAATAGCCGCAGAGGCAGCAGAGgcagacatggaagccggaaacttgatggaagagaGTGTCGAAGCCCCGGTAGCCGAAATCGTTGAAACCCCGGCTGACATAGAGCCCAATACCTTggttgacacagagcccgatagcccggtagccgaaattgtcgagacCCCGGTTGATGACAATACCTTGGCTGACACAGAGTCCGAAATTCTGGTAGCCACAGTGCACCAAACAGAGTGGTatgtgaatgaaagaaaaacccgGCTGGATGTGAATGGCCATGTCTATATTGGGCACTTCTATATCCGTACTTCAGTTGGTGACCTTATTGGtcaagactctgacaatGAG CCGGAGAACTTCTTCGGTTCTTTGGAATCCTCATACTCACCACAAACTTTGAGTTCAGTAGCCAGGCCCAACTAtggtccacaactgcaccCTCCCAACAAAGAGGGTGACAAGGAGGATGAGTATCTACCTCATG gaataggaaAGTCTGCTGgacagaaagaaaagcagaaggatttctACAGTGCCTTacagtgggcgtcaccatag